Proteins encoded together in one Spirochaetales bacterium window:
- a CDS encoding GxxExxY protein, with product MSTRFLYKQLSRKIIGFAFTVHNSLGPGLLESAYEGAFCVELVHAGIPFERQKVYPLIYKNEYVSTYFADLVVDNTVIVELKSVSQLSRIMEAQIINYLRLSCLPVGYLMNFNAPVLEWKRFINTRGRP from the coding sequence ATGTCGACTCGTTTTCTCTACAAACAACTTTCCCGGAAAATTATAGGCTTCGCGTTTACCGTTCATAACAGCCTGGGGCCGGGTCTGCTTGAATCCGCCTATGAAGGCGCATTCTGCGTCGAGCTGGTTCACGCGGGTATTCCTTTCGAACGGCAGAAGGTGTATCCGCTCATTTACAAAAACGAATATGTCAGTACGTACTTCGCCGACCTTGTCGTCGACAATACCGTCATTGTCGAACTCAAATCCGTGTCGCAGCTTAGCAGGATTATGGAAGCGCAGATTATTAATTACCTCAGGCTTTCATGTCTTCCCGTCGGCTATCTCATGAACTTCAATGCGCCCGTTCTTGAATGGAAGCGCTTCATCAATACACGGGGCAGGCCTTAA
- a CDS encoding amidohydrolase, with amino-acid sequence MIIDFHTHAFPDHIAPNAIAALEAECSARTKHEGTVSSLLRSMDAAGIDIAIVCSIATKPSQFTPILEWSKTVASDRIVPLPSVHPADPAIAEKMKIISDEGFAGIKMHPYYQEFSLDEERVFPVYKACSEYGLLLVAHTGFDIAFPRDRIADPEKIMAVRARFPGLKFVATHLGGWYDWEEVERRMVGKPVYMETSFSLEDLPPEKVKAMIEGHPREYILFGTDSPWTDQREAIRLLRSLGLGEEREEAILYGNAARLLGMVR; translated from the coding sequence ATGATCATCGATTTCCATACCCACGCGTTTCCCGACCATATCGCACCGAACGCGATCGCGGCGCTCGAGGCCGAATGCAGCGCAAGAACAAAACACGAAGGCACGGTTTCGTCCCTGCTCCGTTCCATGGATGCAGCGGGTATCGATATCGCCATTGTGTGTTCGATCGCCACGAAACCCTCACAGTTCACACCGATTTTGGAATGGTCGAAAACGGTCGCCTCGGACCGTATCGTTCCCCTCCCCTCCGTCCACCCTGCGGACCCCGCTATCGCGGAAAAAATGAAGATCATCAGCGATGAGGGCTTTGCGGGCATAAAGATGCACCCCTATTATCAGGAGTTTTCCCTTGATGAGGAACGGGTGTTCCCCGTCTATAAAGCATGCTCGGAATACGGGCTGCTGCTCGTCGCACACACGGGATTCGATATCGCCTTTCCCCGCGACAGGATCGCGGACCCTGAAAAGATCATGGCCGTCCGCGCCCGCTTTCCCGGCCTCAAATTTGTGGCGACACATCTCGGCGGGTGGTATGACTGGGAGGAAGTGGAACGCCGGATGGTCGGGAAACCGGTATACATGGAAACCTCCTTTTCACTGGAAGACCTGCCGCCGGAAAAAGTAAAGGCGATGATCGAAGGGCACCCCCGGGAGTACATATTATTCGGGACGGACAGCCCGTGGACGGACCAGCGCGAGGCGATACGACTCCTCCGTTCATTGGGGCTTGGCGAGGAACGCGAAGAGGCGATCCTGTACGGGAACGCGGCGCGTCTTCTGGGAATGGTCCGATGA
- a CDS encoding Fic family protein: MNNYILRELPPNVDLETKVVLKQTVLSHRYLAELKGVSKTIPNQAILINTLPLLEAKDSSAIENIITTHDEIYKETLFEDFIQSAAAKEVQNYSYALRTGYEIIKNKGLFTNSQILEIQECIEKNKAGFRKLPGTELKNGKTGKTVYVPPQNYNDVKRLMDNLEKYINDDSFHKTDMLIKMAVIHFQFESIHPFYDGNGRTGRIINILYLVYKGLLDIPVLYLSRYIIRNKDDYYNFLQEVRDKENWEEWILFMLKGIEETAKETIMLIHDIRELMQRYKHDIRAKYSFYSQDLMNNLFFHPYTKIDFLAHDLKISRQTAAKYLDILAKDGFLLKERLKKSNFYINKPLFDLFVK, from the coding sequence ATGAATAACTATATTTTGCGGGAACTGCCCCCGAATGTCGATCTGGAAACAAAGGTTGTTTTAAAGCAAACAGTCCTTTCACACCGTTATCTTGCGGAACTAAAAGGTGTTTCAAAAACGATTCCAAACCAGGCGATACTTATCAATACATTACCATTGCTCGAAGCCAAGGACAGCTCCGCTATAGAAAATATTATAACAACCCACGATGAAATTTATAAAGAAACTCTCTTTGAGGATTTTATACAAAGTGCCGCCGCAAAAGAAGTCCAGAATTATTCCTATGCCCTTAGAACGGGATATGAAATCATCAAGAACAAAGGCCTGTTTACAAATAGTCAAATTCTGGAAATACAGGAATGCATAGAGAAAAACAAAGCCGGTTTCCGGAAACTTCCGGGTACGGAACTTAAAAATGGCAAAACAGGAAAAACCGTCTATGTACCCCCGCAGAATTATAATGATGTCAAACGTTTAATGGATAATCTTGAAAAATATATAAATGATGATTCTTTCCATAAAACAGATATGCTTATAAAAATGGCCGTTATTCATTTTCAGTTTGAATCGATTCATCCCTTCTATGACGGCAATGGAAGGACCGGAAGGATAATAAATATTCTCTATCTTGTTTATAAAGGGCTTTTGGATATTCCGGTTCTCTATTTAAGCCGTTATATAATACGTAATAAGGATGATTATTACAATTTTTTACAGGAAGTGAGAGATAAAGAAAACTGGGAGGAATGGATATTATTCATGCTCAAAGGTATTGAAGAGACGGCAAAAGAGACAATTATGCTGATTCACGACATAAGAGAATTAATGCAGCGATATAAGCATGACATAAGAGCAAAATACAGCTTCTATTCTCAGGACCTGATGAATAATCTTTTTTTTCATCCCTATACAAAAATCGATTTCCTGGCACATGATTTAAAGATAAGCAGGCAGACAGCGGCAAAATATCTTGATATACTGGCAAAAGACGGCTTCCTGCTAAAGGAACGGCTTAAAAAAAGCAATTTTTACATAAATAAACCACTCTTTGACCTTTTTGTGAAATAG
- a CDS encoding DUF1573 domain-containing protein: MIYIAYKKIAYRGALIILLCIIGLFLSCSGKRSDGLVAEFITEIYNFGQVNEGEKVTYTFKFKNVGTKTIIIDDVRTTCGCTLIGEFDREVAPGASGKIPVELDTDGFEREIAKAVQVTTNIPDRKEIILTLRGTVYSPIIVRPRILWLGLVTTAVSSLHGTFSIKNNSDVPLKIEKIIPPHDGVIVRNTSVQPDEEYLMDVTVNPPFGEGNVDEVVVLKTNMSGKESVNLTYSYYNEAADKKTD; this comes from the coding sequence ATGATATATATAGCGTATAAAAAGATAGCTTATAGAGGCGCCCTTATTATTCTCCTTTGTATTATCGGTCTTTTTTTATCATGCTCCGGCAAGCGGAGTGACGGACTCGTTGCCGAATTTATTACGGAAATCTATAATTTCGGACAGGTAAATGAGGGAGAAAAAGTAACGTATACATTTAAATTCAAGAATGTCGGAACAAAAACCATTATCATCGACGACGTCCGCACCACATGCGGATGTACGCTCATAGGGGAGTTCGATCGTGAAGTGGCGCCTGGGGCATCGGGAAAAATCCCCGTCGAACTGGATACCGACGGATTCGAAAGAGAGATTGCCAAAGCCGTACAGGTAACGACAAATATACCTGATAGAAAAGAAATTATCCTGACATTAAGGGGAACGGTCTATTCACCGATTATTGTGAGACCGAGAATTCTCTGGTTGGGTCTTGTAACGACGGCAGTATCTTCTCTTCATGGCACCTTTTCCATTAAAAACAATTCGGATGTTCCTTTAAAAATTGAAAAAATAATACCTCCCCATGACGGAGTAATTGTCCGGAACACTTCCGTACAACCGGATGAGGAATATCTCATGGATGTTACCGTGAATCCCCCGTTTGGTGAGGGCAATGTGGATGAAGTGGTAGTTCTGAAAACCAATATGTCCGGTAAAGAATCCGTCAACCTCACGTATTCGTATTATAACGAGGCTGCGGATAAAAAAACCGATTAG
- a CDS encoding DUF1573 domain-containing protein: MKNKHHSHPFNTDRNVWKYGFVCIVPLFVILFFACSGKQVDGPGIKFEKETYDFGKVNEGETVAYTFQFKNNGTEILIIENVKPTCGCISITGEYDRQLQPGATGEIPVELDTGGIEGKMARIIRVSTNIPAKKEIILTLQGTVYTPISVNPDVLWLVHKNRTTVSLSGSFTITNNTNEPMEILPITPSDKNVTADIIIIRENKIFTIEITANPPFYQGNTEETLEIQTTLPGKEYITLKYAYNIHAAVIVYPQSIILEPVKAATKFEKTINVENHFIGPVTIANPRVTGGTLQYNIEEPVKDGKTTRIRLLFPAGFVLKETDNLVFSFTVKKDQVSLAYDIPIMVSE, translated from the coding sequence ATGAAAAACAAACATCACTCACATCCGTTTAATACAGACAGAAACGTATGGAAATATGGTTTCGTTTGTATTGTCCCGCTCTTTGTTATACTGTTTTTCGCGTGTTCGGGTAAGCAGGTAGACGGCCCGGGAATAAAATTCGAGAAAGAGACATATGACTTTGGAAAGGTAAATGAAGGCGAAACGGTAGCATATACGTTTCAATTCAAAAACAACGGGACGGAAATCCTCATCATTGAAAATGTCAAACCCACATGCGGTTGTATTTCAATTACAGGAGAATATGACAGACAACTGCAGCCTGGAGCAACAGGCGAAATTCCGGTCGAACTCGATACAGGCGGCATCGAAGGGAAAATGGCGAGAATCATAAGAGTATCGACCAATATTCCCGCTAAAAAGGAAATTATTCTTACCCTGCAAGGAACAGTGTACACTCCAATCAGTGTCAATCCGGATGTCCTCTGGCTTGTGCATAAAAACAGAACGACTGTTTCGCTTTCAGGCAGTTTCACGATAACGAACAACACGAATGAACCCATGGAAATACTGCCCATTACACCGTCCGACAAGAACGTAACCGCCGATATAATTATCATACGGGAAAATAAGATATTCACAATAGAAATCACGGCAAATCCTCCCTTTTATCAAGGCAACACAGAAGAAACACTTGAAATCCAGACGACGCTCCCCGGTAAAGAGTATATTACCCTCAAATACGCTTATAATATTCATGCGGCAGTCATCGTATATCCCCAGTCCATTATCCTTGAACCCGTTAAAGCCGCGACGAAATTTGAAAAAACAATCAATGTCGAAAATCACTTTATCGGACCGGTCACCATCGCCAATCCCCGGGTGACGGGCGGCACCCTGCAGTATAACATCGAAGAACCGGTGAAGGACGGCAAGACCACCCGAATAAGATTGTTATTTCCGGCCGGATTTGTCTTGAAAGAAACGGATAATCTCGTTTTTTCTTTTACGGTAAAAAAAGATCAGGTATCGCTTGCATACGATATCCCGATAATGGTATCGGAATAA
- a CDS encoding WG repeat-containing protein codes for MKKSFCFPVLMLLIIANGCYQVSPENKSKLYVAIKDGKFGYIDYTGKYVIQPQFVKAGSFSEGFAPVYDGSKWGFIDKTGIITIEPQFDSYAFFQDGMAVVVLDGKYGFIDTSGAMVIEPQFESAYNFFEGLAAVGNEGKWGYIDMSGKCVIEYQFDDAKAFASGLAPVLVEKRWGYINTGGEMVIEPQFYGADSFVDGLASVLESSKAGFINISGEFEIPPVYELAFSFSEGLAAVRNGGSWGYIDKTGKLVIDYRFENAKFFRDGLAPVSVNRLWGYIDTSGKLVIDTQFVHADYFSGELALVWNKDEHGYVNRNGKVVFMESW; via the coding sequence ATGAAAAAATCATTCTGTTTCCCGGTATTGATGCTGTTGATTATCGCGAACGGCTGCTACCAGGTATCACCGGAAAATAAAAGCAAACTGTATGTTGCGATCAAAGACGGTAAGTTCGGATATATCGATTATACGGGCAAATACGTCATCCAGCCCCAATTCGTGAAAGCCGGAAGCTTCTCGGAAGGATTTGCCCCCGTATATGACGGCTCGAAATGGGGTTTCATCGATAAAACAGGTATAATTACGATTGAACCGCAGTTTGACTCCTATGCTTTTTTTCAGGATGGAATGGCGGTCGTTGTTCTTGACGGGAAATATGGTTTCATTGACACCTCGGGCGCGATGGTGATAGAACCCCAGTTTGAATCGGCATATAATTTTTTCGAAGGCCTGGCTGCCGTTGGAAACGAAGGTAAATGGGGCTATATCGATATGTCGGGAAAATGTGTGATTGAGTATCAATTTGACGATGCCAAAGCATTCGCCTCGGGGCTGGCCCCTGTTCTGGTAGAGAAACGATGGGGATATATAAATACCGGAGGGGAAATGGTTATCGAGCCCCAATTCTACGGCGCCGATTCATTTGTCGACGGCCTGGCTTCCGTATTGGAAAGCAGCAAGGCCGGTTTTATCAATATATCGGGAGAATTTGAAATTCCACCGGTCTATGAGCTGGCTTTTTCTTTTTCCGAGGGATTGGCTGCGGTCCGTAACGGCGGCAGTTGGGGATATATCGATAAAACGGGAAAGCTTGTCATAGATTATCGATTTGAAAACGCCAAATTTTTCCGGGACGGTCTTGCTCCCGTTAGCGTCAATCGTTTATGGGGATATATTGATACGTCCGGAAAGCTTGTCATCGACACCCAATTCGTGCATGCCGATTATTTCTCGGGAGAGCTGGCTTTGGTCTGGAACAAAGACGAGCACGGATATGTGAATAGAAATGGCAAGGTCGTTTTCATGGAGTCATGGTAG